A portion of the Manduca sexta isolate Smith_Timp_Sample1 chromosome 20, JHU_Msex_v1.0, whole genome shotgun sequence genome contains these proteins:
- the LOC115448197 gene encoding uncharacterized protein LOC115448197 isoform X3, with the protein MTKAKLTKSSALYHSAKVLWHLDIFRRSFRELTGHACLGPSCIFCALKELFTQLQWSAERAPAADGLRRALGGNGARFQLGCMADASECFEHILLRVHAHVAAGSGDRRDDDACRAPHCVPHRKFAMMLVEQSVCGDCQATSEPLPFTQMVHYVSATALTAQAAIGEHGDSFGLLLRKAGGMGDIRDCPNACGAKIQICRTLMNRPEVVSIGMVWDSERPSAEHVSAVYAAIGTELHPTDAFHACVDQAWAARATHHLVGLVTYYGKHYSTFFFHSKLRLWIYFDDANVKEIGPEWSLVVEKCRKGRFQPLLLLYAAVDGTPCDTRHAPKDVVPFPGPEPRRAVTPAPERPVAGFARRAVTPGPDNENDYVSRKAVENMLEVQANRRAQLARSLSTGSASDSQERPRTRRDSGNWSGDRNSASSASSSTAESPYMYTRGRGVGSVPGSPTRKGDMSSGGSCDAGYDSYSLSSTDSLPLQQGLRLNLQHVPIPKITTRGGDSDGLCAEADMMLEKSRHAEDAADFETAIVLCDAAASKARSAMDASGNYHHTVTRARMMHNTCVMRIRSLQKRMAGMNRLTEVAQSVAVRNTKCGLENSPATIEIYATLPKKKGSSKKSLKSVEDDIDNMTRERPPRHKSREDEKVREKRSRSEDRGRARKEVSAPIEKKEEPPDDKKSNKKQHKIRRKLMMAGLIRRKNRSMPDLTEGADGNSETVNEEKRVSSVDDTDVGRKTNEDKSNLSGYLSEGHLEYSVASGTNPNLERSKLMRKSFHGSAGKMLIVAKVPPPPPLRTTSQLSGSKYGYVEHGKEGYPPEIEEDGGFSEQYGDEPQSLPFLRAYDDNQVNHYDRLDTSPSQNFHTVVTKAMIHQEQSPVKRDVIPTIAPSHSNVQNLSAAFDNGVDEVDCPLIMRRSPQPFELPPYPSPMNSVNHSRQPSEEFPPPPPPIDLTSVHEELNKIQSIDEVDAGQQEATQGTLLAQLLEKRKEILRNERRMEIMNSCADVLKELQNKRMHLNHIRSITAEAQLSGLPDNQKLMETNNNVKNIASRFENNAHAATDSERSHISFVGMSGNRDVINCSEQSNTGLYNRRASSSSIDPKQIEEEHNEQKIANDFADRSKPKKKSVSFCDQVILVSTAEDQEDDSYIPNPILERVLKSAMNKPELTTMPLQSEKPSLQRQDSFDSQSSRSTVSSLSQNSFVAKDNAHAEYVRLQNPYPTYQPTQPRIQPQYNSQKTNGIYGTNSPVQTIPNQNELTSNVHYYRSLQNSVSPVSHNQPPSVYPNQNNPPNFSLNPANRLPTAAPNSTYSTKHPTNIQRPVPNTYPHPPTHHVNQTPTSTYYHRLPQNPVSPPAQNTYSANRHFNNNPQTSSPYQSVPSNSPAYQNYHSPPTSYMTAEYSSRHPQVNASHYPPSPYQRVSPPHGEADAYKPPYNYCLPDTRLYANYTQAADNVNDQLDQYQYSQNGYNTAQHVPALKQLQKKSVSFEPGTKGGTDSPVPPQMNYSGGDSQGGSDKSLCNLCRKKYVTSPAMYCPDCDFYMSRFKPRS; encoded by the exons GAATTATTTACGCAACTGCAATGGTCAGCCGAGCGCGCGCCTGCCGCGGACGGACTCCGACGTGCGCTGGGCGGGAACGGCGCTCGGTTCCAGCTCGGTTGTATGGCGGACGCGAGCGAGTGCTTCGAGCACATCCTGTTGCGAGTGCATGCGCACGTCGCCGCCGGCTCCGGAGACAGGAGAGACGACGACGCCTGCAGAGCCCCGCACTGTGTACCACACCGCAAGTTCGCAATGATGCTGGTCGAACAGTCCGTCTGCGGTGACTGCCAAGCCACCTCTGAACCTTTGCCGTTCACAcag ATGGTGCATTACGTTTCTGCTACGGCGTTAACGGCACAGGCTGCGATTGGAGAACATGGCGATAGTTTTGGCCTATTGTTAAGAAAAGCAGGCGGAATGGGAGACATCAGAGACTGTCCT aatgCTTGCGGCGCCAAAATCCAGATTTGCCGGACACTGATGAATCGCCCTGAAGTCGTGTCTATCGGGATGGTGTGGGACTCGGAGCGTCCGTCAGCTGAACACGTGTCTGCGGTGTACGCCGCCATCGGCACCGAACTGCACCCTACCGACGCCTTCCACGCGTGCGTCGACCAAGCGTGGGCGGCGCGAGCTACCCACCACCTCGTCGGACTTGTCACATACTACGGGAAACATTACTCCACATTCTTCTTCCATAGTAAACTACGATTGTGGATCTACTTTGACGACGCCAATGTGAAAGAAATTGGACCAGAATGGTCGCTTGTTGTAGAAAAATGTCGAAAAGGAAGATTTCAACCGCTGCTGCTATTATATGCTGCAGTGGACGGTACGCCATGTGACACACGACATGCACCTAAAGATGTAGTTCCGTTCCCTGGACCAGAACCACGACGAGCTGTCACTCCGGCGCCCGAAAGGCCTGTTGCTGGATTTGCTCGACGAGCAGTAACACCTGGGCCTGATAACGAAAACGATTATGTTAGTAGAAAAGCTGTAGAAAACATGCTCGAAGTCCAAGCCAATCGACGCGCGCAACTAGCGCGGAGTCTCAGTACAGGATCGGCGTCTGATTCACAGGAGCGACCCAGAACGCGTCGAGACTCTGGAAACTGGAGCGGAGACCGGAATAGTGCCTCGTCAGCATCTTCGTCGACTGCGGAAAGCCCTTACATGTACACGAGAGGAAGAGGCGTCGGCAGCGTGCCAGGGAGCCCCACTCGCAAAGGAGACATGTCTAGTGGCGGATCTTGCGATGCTGGATACGACTCGTACTCATTGTCATCGACGGATAGTTTACCGCTCCAGCAGGGTCTGCGACTGAACTTGCAACATGTGCCAATTCCGAAAATAACAACGCGCGGTGGCGACTCCGACGGTTTATGTGCAGAAGCCGACATGATGTTAGAAAAGTCTCGTCATGCTGAAGATGCTGCAGATTTTGAAACCGCTATTGTGTTATGCGATGCTGCTGCGTCAAAAGCGCGTTCAGCTATGGATGCTTCCGGTAATTATCATCACACGGTGACTCGAGCTCGCATGATGCATAACACTTGCGTAATGCGCATCCGCAGTCTGCAAAAACGAATGGCTGGAATGAATAGGCTTACAGAAGTCGCACAATCTGTTGCTGTCAGAAACACAAAATGTGGCCTCGAAAATTCTCCAGCCACTATCGAAATTTACGCCACTTTGCCGAAGAAAAAGGGCTCGTCTAAAAAATCCCTCAAATCAGTTGAAGACGATATTGATAACATGACACGCGAACGCCCGCCGAGGCATAAGTCTCGGGAAGATGAAAAAGTGAGGGAAAAACGATCAAGGAGCGAAGATCGAGGCAGAGCCCGAAAAGAAGTATCAGCACCAATTGAAAAGAAGGAAGAACCACCCGAtgacaaaaaatctaataaaaaacaacataaaataagaCGAAAATTAATGATGGCAGGCTTGATTAGACGTAAAAACAGGTCGATGCCAGATTTGACAGAAGGTGCTGATGGCAATTCAGAAACAGTGAATGAGGAAAAACGCGTCTCCTCTGTAGACGACACAGATGTTGGACGAAAAACAAATGAAGACAAGTCAAATCTGAGTGGTTATCTTTCAGAGGGGCATTTGGAATACTCAGTCGCAAGCGGCACAAACCCAAATCTTGAACGAAGCAAGTTAATGAGAAAGAGTTTCCACGGAAGTGCTGGTAAAATGTTGATCGTCGCGAAAGTACCACCGCCACCACCATTGCGGACCACTTCCCAACTTAGCGGGTCTAAGTACGGTTACGTGGAACACGGCAAGGAGGGGTATCCTCCTGAAATAGAGGAGGATGGCGGTTTTTCTGAACAATATGGCGATGAGCCGCAGTCGTTACCTTTTCTCCGTGCTTACGACGACAATCAAGTCAATCATTACGACAGACTGGACACTTCACCTTCGCAGAACTTCCACACCGTCGTAACCAAAGCCATGATCCACCAAGAGCAGAGTCCTGTTAAAAGAGATGTTATCCCAACAATAGCACCATCGCACAGCAACGTTCAAAATCTTTCTGCGGCATTTGACAACGGTGTGGATGAAGTAGACTGTCCTTTAATTATGAGGAGATCTCCACAGCCGTTTGAATTACCGCCTTATCCCAGTCCGATGAATTCCGTAAATCATTCCCGACAACCCAGTGAGGAGTTCCCTCCACCTCCTCCACCGATAGATCTAACTTCAGTACatgaagaattaaataaaattcaaagcaTTGACGAAGTCGACGCCGGCCAACAAGAAGCTACTCAGGGCACGTTACTAGCGCAACTATTAGAGAAGCGAAAAGAAATACTCAGAAATGAAAGACGCATGGAAATAATGAACTCATGCGCAGATGTTTTAAAGgagttacaaaataaaaggaTGCATTTGAACCATATAAGATCCATTACAGCGGAAGCACAACTTTCTGGTTTACCCGATAATCAAAAATTAATGGAAACTAACAACAacgtaaaaaatatagcatCTAGGTTTGAAAACAATGCGCATGCGGCTACTGATAGCGAAAGGTCACACATTAGTTTTGTGGGCATGAGTGGCAACAGGGACGTCATTAACTGTTCAGAACAATCAAACACTGGCCTCTACAACAGACGAGCCTCGTCTTCTTCCATAGACCCGAAGCAAATAGAAGAGGAACACAACGAACAAAAAATCGCTAATGATTTTGCCGATCGCTCTAAACCCAAAAAGAAGTCGGTATCATTCTGCGATCAGGTCATCTTAGTATCGACCGCTGAGGATCAGGAAGATGACAGTTACATTCCAAATCCTATTCTGGAACGTGTATTAAAGTCAGCCATGAACAAGCCTGAACTCACGACGATGCCACTCCAGTCGGAGAAACCCTCGCTCCAACGACAAGACTCGTTCGACAGTCAGTCGTCACGGTCGACGGTGTCGTCCTTGTCGCAAAACTCGTTTGTCGCAAAAGACAACGCGCATGCGGAGTACGTCAGATTACAAAATCCATACCCAACGTACCAGCCGACGCAGCCTCGCATCCAACCTCAGTACAACAGTCAGAAGACTAACGGGATTTATGGCACCAATTCGCCTGTGCAGACCATCCCTAATCAAAACGAATTAACTAGCAATGTACATTATTATAGATCACTTCAAAACTCTGTATCTCCCGTATCGCACAACCAGCCACCGTCAGTCTATCCAAACCAGAACAACCCACCGAACTTTAGTTTAAATCCTGCAAATAGACTGCCCACGGCTGCCCCCAACAGCACTTATTCAACGAAGCACCCGACGAACATACAAAGACCAGTTCCTAACACGTACCCGCACCCACCGACGCACCACGTGAACCAAACACCAACCAGCACATACTATCACAGACTACCACAGAATCCAGTCTCCCCGCCGGCACAGAACACTTACAGTGCAAACAGACATTTCAATAACAACCCACAGACCTCCTCGCCATATCAGAGCGTGCCTAGTAACTCGCCAGCGTATCAGAACTATCACAGCCCACCGACGAGCTATATGACTGCCGAGTATTCTAGTCGCCACCCGCAAGTGAACGCGAGCCACTACCCGCCGTCGCCGTACCAGCGCGTGTCGCCGCCACACGGCGAGGCCGACGCCTACAAGCCGCCCTACAACTACTGCCTGCCCGACACGAGGCTCTACGCCAACTACACCCAAGCCGCTGACAATGTCAACGATCAGCTCGATCAGTACCAGTATTCCCAGAACGGGTACAACACGGCCCAGCACGTGCCGGCGTTGAAACAGTTGCAGAAGAAGTCCGTGTCGTTCGAGCCGGGTACGAAGGGCGGCACCGACTCTCCTGTACCTCCACAAATGAATTACTCCGGTGGAGATAGTCAAGGAGGGTCCGACAAGTCGCTCTGTAATTTGTGCCGCAAGAAGTATGTGACGTCGCCCGCGATGTATTGCCCAGATTGTGACTTCTACATGTCGAGGTTTAAGCCGCGTTCATAG